CTGACCGTTCATGGTATGGGTTTAACTGTTGGATATATTGAATATAGCAACATTAAACGAAAAGCGTGGGCCATCGTCTCGACTGGTCTGAAACATGAGGTGGGAACTCGGTAAGCAAAGCCCCGACATTGCTGTCAGGGCTTGGTTTCAGGGTATGGCGTGAGAGGTTACAGCGCGGCGATGGTCGTCTGTTGTTCCAACAATTTTGCTTTGGCGACGGCATAGCCATCCAGTTTCTCGCGCTCTTTGGCAACAACGGCATCCGGTGCGCGTCCAACGAAACCTGGGTTGGACAGTTTGCTCTCGATACGGCCGATTTCAGCTTCGATTTTGGCGACTTCTTTCGCCAAGCGCGCCAGCTCCGCGGCTTTGTCGATCAGTCCCGCCATGGGAATCAACAGCTCTGCGCCTTCAATCAGTTTAGTCACGGAAACCGGCCCTTTATCACCGGCAGGCAGCAGCGTAATGCTTTCCAGACGCGCCAACGTCTGAATGAAGCTGAGGTTCTCTTCTACCCGGCGTTGTGCTTCGGCGCTGACATTGCGCAGCAACACTTCCAGCGGTTTACCCGGCGCGATATTCATCTCAGCACGAATGTTACGCACGGCGATAATCGCCTGCTTGATCCATTCCAGATCGTTCATCGCCAGCGTATCTTCCTGCGCTGCGTTGAATGCCGGGAAAGGCTGTAACATGATCGTGTCGGCAGTCACCCCCTTCAGCGCTTTCACCCGCTGCCAGATGGTTTCCGTGATGAACGGTATGATCGGATGAGCAAGGCGCAGCAAGGCTTCCAGCACGTTCACCAGCGTATTGCGCGTACCGCGCAGTTCCGCTTCCGTTCCGCCGTTCATTACCGGTTTCGTCAGCTCCAGGTACCAGTCGCAGAACTGGTTCCAGGTGAACTCGTACAGGATGTTGGCGGCAATATCAAAACGGTAACCGTCCAGCGCTTCACGGTAGGCTTTCACCGTGCGGTTGAATTCCGCTAATACCCAGCGATCGGCCAGCGAGAGCACGTTATCGCCGCCATTGAAGCCGCAATCCTGATCTTCGGTATTCATCAGCACGAAACGGCTGGCGTTCCACAGCTTATTGCAGAAGTTACGGTAACCTTCCAGACGCTTCATATCCCAGTTGATATCACGACCGGTGGAAGCCAGCGCCGCCAGTGTGAAGCGTAAGGCATCCGTGCCGTGCGGCTCAATGCCGTTCGGGAATTGTTTTTCGGTGCGTTTGCGGATTTTCTCCGCCAACTGCGGCTGCATCATGTTGCCGGTGCGTTTTTCCAGCAGCGCCTCCAGCGAAATGCCGTCCACCATATCCAATGGATCAATCACATTCCCTTTGGATTTTGACATTTTCTGGCCTTCTTCATCACGGATCAGGCCGGTCATGTACACGGTATGGAACGGCACCTGCGGTTTGCCGTTTTCATCTTTGATGAAATGCATGGTCAGCATGATCATGCGGGCAATCCAGAAGAAAATAATGTCGAAACCGCTGACCATCACACTGCTGGGGTGGAACGCTTTCAACTCCGGCGTCTGTTCCGGCCAGCCCAGTGTGGAGAACGTCCACAGCCCAGACGAGAAC
This is a stretch of genomic DNA from Brenneria rubrifaciens. It encodes these proteins:
- a CDS encoding valine--tRNA ligase, encoding METKYNPQDIEQPLYERWEEQGYFKPNGDTSKESFSIMIPPPNVTGSLHMGHAFQQTIMDTMIRYQRMQGKNTLWQAGTDHAGIATQMVVERKIAAEEGKTRHDYGRDAFIDKIWQWKAESGGAITRQMRRLGNSVDWERERFTMDEGLSNAVKEVFVRLYKEDLIYRGKRLVNWDPKLRTAISDLEVENRDVKGAMWHLRYPLADGVKTAEGKDYLVVATTRPETMLGDTGVAVNPEDPRYQNLIGKEVILPLVGRRIKIVGDEHADMEKGTGCVKITPAHDFNDYEVGKRHQLAMINILTFEGDIRQQAEVFDTHGEASTAYSSDIPGSLRGLERFAARKAIVAAFDELGLLEEIKAHDLTVPYGDRGGVVIEPMLTDQWYVRTAPLAKVAIEAVEQGEIQFVPKQYENMYFSWMRDIQDWCISRQLWWGHRIPAWYDAQGKVYVGRDEAEVRRENNLADDVVLNQDEDVLDTWFSSGLWTFSTLGWPEQTPELKAFHPSSVMVSGFDIIFFWIARMIMLTMHFIKDENGKPQVPFHTVYMTGLIRDEEGQKMSKSKGNVIDPLDMVDGISLEALLEKRTGNMMQPQLAEKIRKRTEKQFPNGIEPHGTDALRFTLAALASTGRDINWDMKRLEGYRNFCNKLWNASRFVLMNTEDQDCGFNGGDNVLSLADRWVLAEFNRTVKAYREALDGYRFDIAANILYEFTWNQFCDWYLELTKPVMNGGTEAELRGTRNTLVNVLEALLRLAHPIIPFITETIWQRVKALKGVTADTIMLQPFPAFNAAQEDTLAMNDLEWIKQAIIAVRNIRAEMNIAPGKPLEVLLRNVSAEAQRRVEENLSFIQTLARLESITLLPAGDKGPVSVTKLIEGAELLIPMAGLIDKAAELARLAKEVAKIEAEIGRIESKLSNPGFVGRAPDAVVAKEREKLDGYAVAKAKLLEQQTTIAAL